From one Luteolibacter sp. SL250 genomic stretch:
- a CDS encoding LysM peptidoglycan-binding domain-containing protein gives MKLALQMTAAGCTALLLASCGSTGSTASNNNPSGTGPFDSRGNYIEEWADNPSKWKRGGSQTGDALVMNDEPPSDSVPIPTAENTPQPGRISSTPVISRPTQVKTASRTTTTTRRTSASTASTKPKATAKKTVAKKPATARYTIKKGDTLSAIAARNKTSVSALQRANGIKGSLIQPGKVLVIPR, from the coding sequence CTCGCGAGCTGCGGTTCCACGGGATCCACGGCCAGCAACAACAATCCCTCCGGGACCGGACCGTTCGACAGCCGTGGCAACTACATCGAGGAATGGGCCGACAATCCCTCCAAATGGAAGCGCGGAGGCTCACAGACAGGTGACGCCCTGGTCATGAATGATGAACCGCCGTCGGATTCCGTGCCGATCCCGACTGCCGAGAACACCCCTCAACCCGGCCGGATTTCCTCCACCCCGGTGATCTCGAGGCCCACCCAGGTGAAGACCGCCTCCCGCACCACCACCACCACCCGCAGGACATCCGCCTCCACAGCTTCCACGAAGCCGAAGGCCACGGCAAAGAAGACGGTGGCGAAAAAGCCCGCCACCGCCCGCTACACCATCAAAAAGGGAGATACCCTTTCCGCCATCGCCGCACGCAACAAGACCTCGGTTTCCGCCCTGCAGCGCGCGAACGGCATCAAGGGTTCCCTGATCCAGCCGGGCAAGGTCCTGGTGATCCCGAGGTAA